One part of the Saprospiraceae bacterium genome encodes these proteins:
- a CDS encoding T9SS type A sorting domain-containing protein has product MNKLMVLIVMTTYVLNCVAQKNALYEFKFYFEDAAGYKDTILYRADTSIVDNLNRPDDDLNLEWGEFIDDSPFDSIFEVRAKSKFEILGSFYQNIILGVRDQGLACNAPDPLLIFVYTKNWPVTMTWDPKKFNNQPCLNGSVVSPDADYEKKWRFSDPVPIGPIACLSNDTSYTRDLRFIPLLKKFELPILIQHDVTGLGKIDITALGIDFGPPYFKLCNTLIGTNDLKRNEFFIQSTIVENELTIFTTIVDVKSYTIFDLQGIVTLKNKFNESTHKINVESLKNGIYFLQSKSLNGKPMNQKFVKI; this is encoded by the coding sequence ATGAATAAATTGATGGTATTAATCGTAATGACAACATACGTTTTGAATTGTGTTGCTCAAAAAAATGCGCTTTACGAATTCAAATTCTATTTTGAAGATGCCGCCGGCTACAAAGACACAATACTTTATCGAGCAGATACTTCGATCGTTGATAATCTCAATCGTCCAGATGATGATTTAAATTTAGAATGGGGAGAATTTATTGATGATTCCCCATTTGATTCTATATTTGAAGTGAGGGCAAAATCAAAATTTGAAATTTTAGGAAGTTTTTACCAAAACATTATACTTGGAGTTCGAGATCAAGGATTAGCTTGCAATGCACCAGATCCACTCTTAATATTTGTATATACAAAAAACTGGCCCGTTACAATGACATGGGATCCTAAAAAATTTAACAATCAACCCTGCTTAAATGGATCCGTGGTTTCACCCGATGCTGATTATGAAAAAAAATGGAGATTCTCAGATCCTGTTCCTATTGGACCTATTGCATGTTTATCAAATGATACGAGTTATACAAGAGATTTAAGATTTATACCACTACTAAAAAAATTCGAACTCCCAATTCTTATTCAACACGATGTCACAGGTTTAGGTAAAATAGATATTACTGCCCTCGGAATCGATTTCGGACCACCATACTTTAAACTTTGCAATACACTCATTGGAACAAACGATCTAAAAAGGAATGAATTCTTTATACAATCTACTATTGTGGAAAATGAACTCACAATATTCACTACCATTGTTGATGTAAAATCATATACCATCTTTGATCTCCAGGGTATCGTTACTTTGAAAAATAAATTTAATGAAAGCACGCATAAAATCAATGTCGAATCTTTAAAAAATGGAATCTATTTCTTGCAATCTAAAAGTTTAAATGGCAAGCCAATGAATCAAAAATTTGTAAAAATCTGA
- a CDS encoding ABC transporter permease → MKILFNEVGEISRFAGRFFREFLFPPYEFREIIKQSFEIGYRSLSLVALTAFIIGLVITLQSRPTLVEFGAEAWLPSMVGISLIREIGPVITALICAGKIGSGIGAELGSMKVTEQIDAMEVSGTNPFKYIVVSRIISTTLMIPILIIIGDAIALYGSYLAVNVKGSVSYTLFFHQVFDSLQFSDVIPAFIKSFFFGFAIGLVGCYKGYNSRKGTEGVGRSANSAVVVASLCVFIVDLIAVQITEFLGFL, encoded by the coding sequence ATGAAAATACTCTTTAATGAAGTTGGTGAAATATCAAGATTTGCAGGTAGGTTCTTTCGCGAATTTTTATTTCCTCCCTATGAATTTCGCGAAATAATTAAGCAGTCTTTTGAAATAGGTTATCGCTCTTTATCCTTAGTTGCACTCACAGCTTTTATAATTGGCCTCGTAATAACTTTACAATCCAGACCCACTTTAGTAGAATTTGGAGCTGAAGCCTGGTTACCATCTATGGTAGGAATAAGTTTAATTCGAGAAATTGGACCCGTTATTACAGCACTTATTTGTGCAGGTAAAATTGGTTCCGGAATTGGAGCTGAGTTAGGTTCTATGAAAGTAACAGAACAAATTGACGCCATGGAGGTAAGTGGCACGAATCCATTTAAATATATCGTCGTATCCAGGATAATTAGCACCACCTTAATGATCCCGATCCTAATTATTATAGGTGACGCTATAGCTTTATATGGCTCCTATCTTGCCGTAAATGTAAAAGGTTCCGTTAGCTATACCCTATTCTTCCATCAAGTCTTCGATAGTTTACAGTTTAGTGATGTAATTCCAGCTTTTATAAAATCCTTTTTCTTTGGATTTGCGATCGGATTAGTAGGCTGTTATAAAGGTTATAATTCCAGAAAAGGTACCGAAGGCGTCGGAAGATCTGCAAATTCAGCTGTTGTTGTTGCATCCCTTTGCGTTTTTATTGTGGATTTAATCGCTGTCCAAATTACTGAATTTTTGGGATTTTTATGA
- a CDS encoding ATP-binding cassette domain-containing protein produces the protein MIQTIKSIDPDNLSPIKFGEPIIEIKNLEKAFGKNQVLIDYNLEIRRGENLVILGKSGSGKSVLIKCIVGLLSYDAGSLKVFGNEISEIPQQALDEMRARIGFVFQSSALYDSMTVRENLEFPLRRHGKNKTKEEINELVEETLNNVGLLHAMNLMPSELSGGMKKRIGLARSLILKPEIMLYDEPTTGLDPITAKEISYLMLQVQQKYNTSSIIISHDMHCAKLTANRISVLIDGINYAQGTYDELNNLKDPKIHAFFE, from the coding sequence ATGATTCAAACCATCAAAAGCATAGATCCAGATAATTTGTCACCAATAAAATTTGGTGAACCCATTATCGAAATAAAAAATCTAGAAAAAGCATTTGGTAAAAATCAAGTATTAATTGATTATAATCTGGAGATCCGCAGAGGAGAAAATCTTGTAATTCTTGGAAAATCAGGAAGTGGAAAATCTGTACTTATCAAATGTATCGTCGGTTTACTAAGTTATGATGCAGGTTCTTTAAAAGTATTTGGAAATGAAATTTCTGAAATTCCACAACAAGCTTTAGATGAAATGAGGGCTAGAATTGGATTTGTTTTCCAAAGTAGTGCCTTATACGATAGTATGACAGTTCGGGAAAATCTCGAATTTCCACTCCGAAGACATGGTAAAAACAAAACAAAAGAGGAAATAAATGAGTTAGTTGAAGAGACCTTGAATAATGTAGGCTTATTACATGCAATGAATTTAATGCCATCTGAACTTTCTGGTGGCATGAAAAAAAGAATAGGATTAGCTCGTTCCCTAATTCTAAAACCTGAAATTATGCTTTACGATGAACCAACAACCGGATTAGACCCGATAACAGCAAAAGAAATTAGCTATCTAATGCTTCAAGTACAACAAAAATATAACACTTCTTCAATTATTATTTCTCATGATATGCATTGTGCTAAACTTACTGCAAATCGCATTTCAGTTTTAATTGATGGCATCAATTATGCACAGGGTACTTATGATGAATTGAATAATTTAAAAGATCCAAAAATTCATGCTTTTTTTGAATAA
- a CDS encoding MCE family protein, producing the protein MNKDTPNNIRLGIFVTTGIVLFILGLYYLGSSKNMFGNNFQIYTSFDDVNGLSEGNNVRYLGIDIGTVEKISIINDSVIKVEMSIDQSLKNKIRKNSTTSIGTDGLMGNKIVIIDHGTSDAPLVSESDEISSVKAINTEMMLRTLENTNLNVAVISQNLRTITENINQSRGTLYAVLMDTVLAKSFRSTVLNIESLSKNLNQSSKQVSSIIQEVNNGHGTLGVLLKDTLLTDDLQNIVQKIKQGSEQLNKVTNQFELILKDAHSGKGTISYLLKDPSGPKNINNILSNVQSASIKINEDLEALKHNFLFKSYFKKQEKIKLQSLEKIKKQDTILK; encoded by the coding sequence ATGAATAAAGATACTCCAAACAACATTAGACTCGGCATTTTTGTAACCACAGGAATAGTCCTCTTTATACTTGGACTATATTATCTGGGTAGTAGTAAAAATATGTTTGGAAATAATTTCCAAATCTATACTTCTTTTGACGATGTAAACGGACTCTCTGAAGGAAATAATGTCAGGTACCTGGGAATAGATATAGGTACCGTTGAAAAGATTAGCATTATAAATGATTCTGTTATCAAAGTAGAAATGTCTATAGACCAATCTTTAAAAAATAAAATTCGCAAAAATTCAACTACAAGTATTGGTACCGATGGTTTGATGGGAAATAAAATAGTGATTATAGATCATGGTACTTCAGACGCACCCTTGGTTTCTGAATCTGATGAAATTTCTTCCGTTAAAGCAATAAATACAGAAATGATGCTGAGAACTCTTGAAAATACAAATTTAAATGTCGCTGTAATATCCCAAAACCTGAGAACCATTACTGAAAATATAAACCAGAGTAGAGGAACCTTATATGCTGTTCTTATGGATACCGTTTTAGCCAAAAGTTTTCGTTCAACTGTTTTAAATATTGAATCCCTTAGTAAAAATTTGAATCAATCTTCAAAACAGGTTTCATCCATAATACAGGAAGTAAATAATGGACATGGCACCTTAGGTGTCCTTTTGAAAGATACTTTACTTACAGATGACCTTCAAAATATAGTACAAAAAATAAAACAAGGAAGTGAACAATTAAATAAAGTCACAAATCAATTTGAATTAATTCTAAAAGATGCACATTCTGGAAAAGGAACAATTTCATATTTATTAAAAGATCCGTCAGGTCCAAAAAATATTAATAATATTCTTTCAAATGTACAAAGTGCTTCCATAAAAATTAATGAAGATCTGGAAGCATTAAAGCATAATTTTCTTTTCAAATCGTATTTTAAAAAGCAAGAGAAAATTAAACTTCAAAGCTTGGAAAAGATTAAAAAACAAGACACAATTTTAAAATAA
- a CDS encoding aspartate aminotransferase family protein yields the protein MMYLRRQFLEHIAQTSEIPQGFEIQRAEACYLYDRQGNPYLDLISGFGVNNIGHSIEDVKNAIRDQSEKYLHTNVYGEHIQSPQVQFAGYLTTLLPTSLNSCYFLSSGSECIDAAIKLVRLVTNRSEIIVCRNAYHGSTLGAESLRSDEAHKAEFRPLIPGIRFIDFGNISDLDLISNKTAAVFTEVVQAEAGVRQASVDYWQKLKAKCIEKSSLLVFDEIQTGIGRTGKLFAFQNTNIIPDILLSGKAIGSGMPLAALICDHKIMEAFSKRLALGYITTFGGHPVSCAAGLAGLKYLLNHNILEGVESKEKLFKGNLLHEDILEIRSSGLMIAVQLGSESMLISWLQKLYKNKILAESFLFCSSALRIAPPLIISDEQILDVCEIINNIPRKAGKNFD from the coding sequence ATCATGTACTTACGACGACAATTTTTAGAACATATTGCACAAACAAGTGAAATTCCACAAGGTTTTGAAATACAACGAGCAGAGGCCTGCTATTTATATGATCGGCAAGGAAATCCTTATTTAGATCTTATTTCTGGTTTTGGGGTAAATAATATAGGACATAGTATAGAAGATGTTAAAAATGCTATTCGGGATCAATCAGAAAAATACTTGCATACGAATGTTTATGGAGAGCATATTCAAAGTCCGCAAGTTCAATTTGCTGGATATTTGACCACACTTTTGCCAACTTCTTTGAACTCTTGTTATTTTTTAAGTTCAGGAAGTGAATGCATTGATGCTGCGATTAAATTGGTTAGGTTGGTTACAAATCGGTCGGAAATTATTGTTTGCAGGAATGCATACCATGGCAGTACCCTGGGGGCTGAATCGCTGCGAAGTGACGAAGCTCATAAGGCTGAATTCAGACCTTTAATTCCAGGCATCCGTTTTATTGATTTTGGTAATATTTCAGATCTGGATTTAATTTCAAATAAAACGGCTGCAGTTTTTACAGAGGTAGTCCAAGCCGAGGCCGGAGTAAGACAAGCATCTGTCGATTATTGGCAAAAATTGAAAGCGAAATGTATTGAAAAATCCTCCTTGTTAGTATTTGATGAAATTCAAACAGGGATTGGCAGAACCGGAAAATTGTTTGCATTTCAGAATACGAATATAATTCCGGATATATTATTAAGTGGAAAAGCAATTGGATCTGGAATGCCTTTAGCTGCATTAATTTGTGATCACAAAATAATGGAGGCTTTTAGCAAGCGCTTAGCATTGGGATATATAACTACATTTGGAGGTCATCCTGTAAGTTGTGCAGCTGGTTTGGCAGGTTTAAAATATTTACTAAATCACAATATTTTAGAAGGCGTTGAATCTAAGGAAAAACTCTTTAAAGGTAATTTGTTGCATGAAGATATACTTGAAATCCGATCAAGTGGGTTGATGATAGCAGTACAATTAGGATCAGAATCCATGCTCATATCCTGGTTACAAAAACTTTATAAAAATAAAATATTAGCAGAAAGTTTTTTGTTTTGTTCATCTGCTTTGCGAATTGCACCACCATTAATAATTTCAGATGAACAGATATTGGATGTTTGCGAGATCATAAATAATATACCTAGGAAAGCAGGAAAGAATTTCGATTAA
- a CDS encoding thioredoxin family protein, which translates to MNTQIRMKNILILTLFALFGYQIAMTQEENSGLKGIQFFHGTFAEALAKAKKEDKLIFMDAFTTWCGPCRRMSSNVFPDEAVGEFYNANFINLKVDMEKGEGPELAQKYGVKSYPTLLYIGAESKVVHNASGARPADAFIELGREALKKFDKSGSWEKLYNEGKRDAATVLSYIKSLNQVGKPSLRIANEYLSSQTDLTKPENLEIILESATEADSRIFDYLIKNKEAIIKLKTKAIYESKVYNACTKTIKKAMEYRNESLLIEAQEKMKNNPDKFDEFKYTTDMDYYGATGDANKFLTAAKGYSSKIAKNNAIKHKDLSQLCLKNFKEDKKIMEIGEKSAKKALELLEQQDHYINFGRILYHNGKKTEAIAIIKKGIEAAKLKGEPTQMLDYMLRDWGEKI; encoded by the coding sequence ATGAATACACAGATTCGAATGAAAAATATACTCATATTAACACTTTTTGCCTTATTTGGATATCAAATAGCAATGACCCAAGAGGAAAACTCTGGATTAAAAGGAATCCAATTCTTTCATGGTACGTTTGCCGAAGCGCTGGCTAAGGCTAAAAAAGAAGATAAATTGATTTTTATGGATGCCTTTACCACCTGGTGTGGCCCATGTCGCAGAATGTCCTCAAATGTTTTTCCAGATGAAGCCGTTGGCGAGTTTTATAACGCAAATTTTATAAACCTTAAGGTGGATATGGAAAAAGGAGAAGGACCAGAACTCGCTCAAAAATATGGCGTAAAATCCTACCCCACATTATTATATATTGGTGCTGAAAGCAAGGTCGTTCATAATGCTTCTGGAGCAAGACCAGCTGATGCTTTTATAGAATTAGGAAGAGAAGCTTTGAAAAAATTTGATAAGTCGGGTTCTTGGGAAAAACTTTATAATGAAGGAAAACGGGATGCAGCAACTGTCTTATCCTATATTAAATCTTTAAATCAAGTTGGAAAACCTTCACTTCGAATTGCAAATGAATATCTTTCAAGTCAAACAGATTTAACAAAACCTGAAAATCTGGAGATCATTTTAGAATCCGCTACAGAAGCAGATTCTAGAATTTTTGATTACCTTATTAAAAATAAAGAAGCTATAATCAAATTAAAAACTAAGGCAATTTATGAAAGTAAAGTTTATAATGCCTGTACAAAAACTATCAAAAAAGCAATGGAATACCGCAATGAAAGTTTATTGATAGAAGCACAAGAAAAAATGAAAAACAACCCGGATAAATTTGACGAATTTAAATATACCACCGATATGGATTATTATGGTGCAACAGGTGATGCAAATAAATTTTTAACAGCTGCTAAAGGCTATTCTTCAAAAATTGCAAAGAATAATGCCATAAAACATAAAGATCTTTCTCAATTATGTTTGAAAAATTTCAAGGAGGATAAAAAAATAATGGAAATTGGTGAGAAATCAGCTAAAAAAGCATTAGAACTTCTTGAACAACAAGATCATTATATCAACTTTGGTCGAATATTATATCACAACGGTAAAAAAACAGAAGCAATAGCCATAATCAAAAAAGGTATTGAAGCAGCAAAATTAAAAGGTGAACCAACACAAATGCTAGATTATATGTTAAGAGATTGGGGTGAGAAAATTTAA
- a CDS encoding sigma-70 family RNA polymerase sigma factor: MQQKKRSHIELIAGCVDNDRKAQEQLYKLHFKAMFQMCLYYFKEEQDALEVLNTGFLRVFQKIQLYKNEGSLEGWIRKVIYHVIMSELKLKKLVNKTESIENQEIEQHDFTLEKIFKEDLLDMVRRLPPATAHAFLLFANEGYSHIEIAEKLNISVGTSKWHISNARELLKKQIANES; the protein is encoded by the coding sequence ATGCAACAAAAAAAACGATCCCATATAGAACTCATAGCTGGCTGTGTTGACAATGATCGCAAAGCCCAGGAGCAACTCTATAAACTGCACTTTAAAGCGATGTTTCAAATGTGTTTGTATTACTTTAAAGAGGAGCAAGATGCTTTGGAGGTTTTGAATACCGGTTTTTTACGAGTGTTTCAAAAAATACAGTTATATAAAAATGAAGGATCTCTTGAAGGATGGATACGAAAAGTAATATATCATGTTATTATGTCTGAATTAAAATTGAAAAAATTGGTCAATAAAACGGAATCCATTGAAAATCAAGAAATCGAACAACATGATTTTACCCTGGAAAAAATATTCAAAGAAGATCTTTTAGATATGGTAAGAAGACTTCCACCGGCAACTGCTCATGCATTCCTACTTTTTGCAAATGAAGGATATTCACATATTGAAATTGCAGAAAAATTAAATATTAGTGTGGGCACTTCAAAATGGCATATCTCTAACGCACGTGAATTATTAAAAAAACAAATTGCAAATGAATCATAA
- a CDS encoding hydroxymethylglutaryl-CoA reductase: MNKSTNKSISGFSKLSKRGKIKWMVENFFKDPENVMFELMSYWHRNEDQQKILDGFSENTISNFLMPYSVAPNFLINGKTYCVPMVIEESSVVAAAASSAKYWMDRGGIHAEVLNTKKLGQIHFKWNGSIEKLKASLPAFRTIMLSDATDVTRNMTERGGGIGEIELKTFETFSNYYQLLISFQTCNSMGANFINSCLESFSSSLERFITQSDDFSDDERDIEIIMSILSNYTPECLVRVWVSCSIEQLGEFSGNMNAQEFAERFNTAVQIAKLDPYRAVTHNKGIFNGIDAVVLATANDFRAVEACGHAYAARNGRYCSLSDCKLENGQFHFSLEIPLALGTIGGLTALHPMAKRSLELLENPSAEELMMITAATGLAQNFAAIRSLVTTGIQQGHMKMHLANILQTLNASEIECQLAREYFSENKVSFNAVRNFLKEKHSDTQIRP; the protein is encoded by the coding sequence ATGAATAAATCCACTAATAAAAGTATCTCCGGATTTTCAAAATTATCGAAGCGAGGAAAGATCAAATGGATGGTCGAAAACTTCTTTAAAGATCCGGAAAATGTGATGTTTGAATTAATGAGTTATTGGCATCGCAATGAAGATCAACAAAAAATTCTTGATGGTTTCAGTGAAAATACCATCAGTAATTTTTTAATGCCTTATAGTGTTGCACCTAATTTTTTAATAAACGGTAAAACCTATTGCGTTCCGATGGTGATAGAGGAAAGTAGTGTGGTGGCCGCAGCTGCATCTTCTGCAAAATATTGGATGGATCGTGGTGGAATTCATGCAGAAGTACTCAACACGAAAAAGCTAGGACAAATCCATTTTAAATGGAATGGATCTATAGAAAAATTGAAAGCAAGTCTTCCAGCATTTAGAACTATAATGTTATCAGATGCAACGGATGTCACACGAAATATGACTGAAAGAGGCGGTGGTATAGGCGAAATCGAACTCAAAACATTTGAAACTTTTTCAAATTATTATCAACTTTTGATTTCATTTCAGACCTGTAATTCCATGGGTGCTAATTTTATTAATTCTTGTTTAGAATCGTTTAGTAGTAGCCTGGAACGATTTATTACACAATCCGATGATTTTAGCGATGATGAACGGGATATTGAAATTATCATGTCTATTTTATCAAATTATACCCCAGAATGTTTGGTTCGAGTTTGGGTAAGTTGCTCAATTGAACAGCTTGGTGAGTTTTCAGGAAATATGAATGCGCAAGAATTTGCAGAACGATTTAATACAGCTGTTCAGATTGCAAAATTAGATCCTTATCGTGCGGTTACTCATAATAAAGGAATTTTTAATGGAATTGATGCGGTTGTTTTAGCTACAGCAAATGATTTTCGGGCCGTTGAAGCCTGTGGTCATGCGTATGCCGCAAGAAACGGCAGGTATTGTAGTTTAAGTGATTGCAAATTAGAAAATGGTCAATTTCATTTTAGTCTGGAGATCCCATTAGCTCTTGGTACGATTGGTGGATTAACAGCACTGCATCCAATGGCAAAACGTTCTCTGGAATTATTAGAAAACCCTTCGGCTGAAGAATTAATGATGATCACCGCAGCCACGGGACTTGCACAAAATTTTGCTGCGATTAGATCCCTGGTTACTACGGGTATTCAACAAGGCCATATGAAAATGCATTTGGCAAATATATTACAAACATTAAATGCGTCAGAAATTGAATGTCAGTTAGCTAGAGAATATTTTTCAGAAAACAAAGTAAGTTTTAATGCAGTCCGAAATTTTTTGAAAGAAAAACATTCGGATACTCAAATAAGACCATAA
- a CDS encoding type 2 isopentenyl-diphosphate Delta-isomerase, whose protein sequence is MAKITKSTTDRKKDHIELAMLSQTPINQVDPRFYYEPVLSNHPTDQEIQATAFGSKNLSYPIWVSSMTGGTEMAKLINKNLARACREFGLGFGLGSCRKLIDNPESFSDFDVKEIIGPDLPFYANLGVAQVEQWFQNAQQDKLKKIVDLLRADGLIIHINPLQEYMQAEGDRFKYKPIDTIKKVLDHFAFPVIVKEVGQGMGPASLKALLELPLQAIEFGAFGGTNFSILEMQRQHGDEVQALLPLTKVGHTAEQMVDYCNEIYETAKIHCKQLIISGGVNHFLDGYYLIQKSKIPAVYGQASSFLKYAQADYESLRTFVKSQIRGLNLAYSFLKIKI, encoded by the coding sequence ATGGCAAAAATTACAAAAAGCACAACAGATCGTAAAAAGGACCATATTGAACTAGCGATGCTTTCGCAAACTCCTATAAATCAAGTAGATCCGAGATTTTATTATGAGCCGGTATTAAGTAATCACCCTACAGATCAGGAAATTCAAGCAACAGCTTTCGGTTCAAAAAATCTGTCTTATCCAATTTGGGTATCCAGTATGACGGGCGGAACAGAAATGGCTAAATTAATTAATAAGAATCTTGCTCGTGCTTGTAGGGAATTTGGTTTAGGTTTTGGATTAGGATCCTGTAGAAAATTAATTGATAATCCCGAAAGCTTTTCAGATTTTGATGTAAAAGAAATTATTGGTCCGGATCTACCTTTTTATGCTAATTTAGGAGTTGCACAGGTAGAACAATGGTTTCAAAATGCACAACAAGATAAGTTGAAGAAAATAGTTGACTTGTTACGAGCCGATGGATTAATTATTCATATCAACCCATTGCAGGAATATATGCAAGCTGAAGGCGATCGTTTTAAATACAAGCCAATAGATACGATTAAGAAAGTATTGGATCATTTTGCGTTTCCGGTGATTGTTAAAGAAGTAGGACAAGGAATGGGTCCTGCAAGTTTAAAAGCCTTATTGGAATTGCCACTTCAAGCAATTGAATTTGGGGCATTTGGAGGTACTAATTTTTCAATCCTTGAAATGCAACGTCAACATGGAGATGAAGTTCAAGCTTTATTGCCATTAACAAAGGTTGGACATACTGCTGAACAAATGGTCGATTATTGTAATGAAATTTACGAAACTGCCAAAATTCATTGCAAGCAATTGATTATATCTGGTGGTGTAAATCATTTTTTGGATGGATATTATTTAATTCAGAAAAGTAAAATTCCTGCAGTTTATGGACAAGCATCTTCATTTTTAAAATATGCTCAAGCGGATTATGAAAGTTTGCGCACATTTGTAAAATCACAAATTCGCGGATTAAATCTTGCCTATTCATTTTTAAAAATCAAAATTTGA
- a CDS encoding S8 family serine peptidase — MNRYILLLTLMYQVALAQISPNLLAKLEINQKVPVLIQFKDKADLSQLNPAWSKVQKTNYVYSQLASHASSSQTAVISYLKDNKIEFRSFNIVNVIQAELNKIQVETLSKFKKIALISYDSPTPAISAQDQSHSLIQRGPAITWGIQRVGADKVWDLGYQGQGVIVGGEDTGIKWDIPAIKEKYRGFQNGNIDHNYNWHDAIHAISPLSGNPNNPCGLDLKEPCDDNSHGTHTIGTMVGQTPEQAIGMAPLAQWIGCRNMEQGNGAPSTYIECFNFFLAPTDLNDKNPKPELAPHVINNSWYCSLEEGCDPSNYSIMEEVIENLKAAGIVVVVSAGNDGAACNTLRHPPAIYDASFSVGAFEENNTISDFSSNGPVNNYKEVRIKPNVVAPGSNILSMLPDGTYAAWNGTSMAGPHVAGLVALMISANPLLAGQVQRIEKIIEETAERFTADFDCFPYTGLNLPNNTYGFGLINAVAAIEKALLVVDIDQETKSTFELFPNPANAEIEIKHSFPNNTLIQIKDVNGKLMLQNNLKANTAKIHIEHLLPGVYFISNTSNHQVVSFIKM, encoded by the coding sequence ATGAACCGATATATATTACTATTAACCTTAATGTATCAAGTTGCATTGGCACAGATCTCCCCAAATCTTTTAGCTAAACTGGAAATCAATCAAAAAGTCCCTGTCTTAATACAATTTAAAGATAAAGCAGATTTATCCCAATTAAATCCAGCTTGGAGCAAAGTGCAAAAAACGAATTACGTGTATTCTCAATTGGCTAGCCATGCGAGTTCAAGCCAAACGGCAGTTATTTCCTATTTAAAAGATAACAAGATTGAATTCAGAAGTTTTAATATCGTAAATGTAATTCAGGCGGAACTCAATAAAATACAAGTGGAAACATTGTCAAAATTTAAAAAAATTGCCCTCATCAGCTATGATTCACCTACACCAGCTATTTCTGCCCAAGACCAAAGTCATTCCCTTATTCAACGGGGGCCTGCAATAACCTGGGGCATTCAAAGGGTAGGAGCAGATAAAGTCTGGGATCTTGGATACCAGGGACAAGGTGTAATAGTAGGAGGAGAAGATACTGGTATTAAATGGGATATCCCAGCAATAAAAGAGAAATACAGGGGATTCCAAAATGGAAATATTGATCATAATTATAACTGGCACGATGCAATCCATGCCATTAGTCCATTGAGTGGAAATCCAAATAATCCATGTGGTTTGGACTTAAAAGAACCGTGTGATGATAATTCCCATGGCACGCATACTATCGGTACTATGGTTGGACAAACCCCTGAACAAGCAATTGGGATGGCACCATTAGCGCAATGGATTGGATGTAGAAATATGGAACAAGGCAATGGAGCACCTTCCACTTATATTGAATGTTTTAATTTTTTTCTTGCTCCAACAGATTTGAATGATAAAAATCCAAAACCTGAATTGGCACCTCATGTTATTAATAATAGTTGGTATTGTAGCCTTGAAGAAGGTTGTGACCCTTCGAATTATTCAATTATGGAAGAAGTAATAGAAAATTTGAAAGCTGCTGGTATCGTGGTTGTTGTATCCGCTGGAAATGATGGGGCTGCTTGTAATACCTTAAGACATCCACCAGCAATTTATGATGCTAGTTTTTCTGTTGGTGCCTTTGAAGAAAATAATACAATCAGTGATTTTAGTAGTAATGGTCCGGTCAACAACTATAAAGAAGTGAGAATAAAACCAAATGTTGTGGCTCCCGGATCGAATATTTTATCCATGTTACCCGATGGAACGTATGCAGCCTGGAATGGCACCAGTATGGCCGGTCCACATGTTGCTGGATTGGTAGCCTTAATGATTTCTGCAAATCCATTATTAGCTGGGCAAGTACAGCGTATAGAAAAAATAATTGAAGAAACCGCGGAGCGATTTACTGCTGATTTTGATTGCTTTCCATATACTGGTTTAAACCTCCCTAATAATACCTATGGTTTCGGTCTGATTAATGCTGTTGCTGCTATAGAAAAAGCTTTATTAGTTGTAGATATTGATCAAGAAACAAAATCTACCTTTGAATTATTTCCAAATCCTGCAAACGCTGAAATCGAAATTAAACATTCCTTCCCAAATAACACTTTGATCCAAATAAAAGATGTGAATGGAAAATTGATGTTACAAAATAATTTAAAAGCTAATACTGCTAAAATTCATATTGAACATCTATTACCGGGAGTCTATTTTATTTCAAACACAAGTAATCATCAGGTAGTATCATTTATAAAAATGTAG